Proteins from one Eubalaena glacialis isolate mEubGla1 chromosome 8, mEubGla1.1.hap2.+ XY, whole genome shotgun sequence genomic window:
- the PRR15 gene encoding proline-rich protein 15, translated as MADGGGTSSSGSWWSSLKNSRKKSKDAAGGAKPPAQPDPGEPAAPAPPGPDWTSSSRENQHPNLLGGAGEPHKPDKLGGEKSGNSRRNLKISRSGRFKEKRKVRATLLPEGVRSSEEASFSGDPHDDKQ; from the coding sequence ATGGCCGACGGCGGCGGCACCAGCAGCTCGGGCTCCTGGTGGAGCTCACTAAAGAACAGCAGGAAGAAAAGCAAGGACGCCGCGGGGGGTGCGAAGCCTCCCGCCCAGCCTGACCCCGGGGAACCCGCGGCGCCCGCCCCGCCTGGCCCGGACTGGACAAGCAGTTCCCGGGAGAATCAGCATCCCAATCTCCTCGGGGGCGCCGGCGAGCCCCACAAGCCAGACAAGTTGGGCGGGGAGAAATCGGGCAACAGCCGCCGAAATTTGAAGATCTCGCGCTCGGGCCGCTTTAAGGAGAAGAGGAAAGTGCGCGCCACTCTGCTCCCCGAGGGAGTCAGGTCCTCGGAGGAGGCGAGCTTCTCTGGTGACCCGCACGACGACAAGCAGTAG